In Crassostrea angulata isolate pt1a10 chromosome 6, ASM2561291v2, whole genome shotgun sequence, a genomic segment contains:
- the LOC128188329 gene encoding uncharacterized protein LOC128188329 — translation MMTDNGDQSFIRVKYGDNQEAIFNPWCSSYTLMEWIRKKCNCDSDILIDLVDMDGQVKNLSGRSKEYASEVVNGRETYVLIRVEKIGDGKYNYTSLLNNLGDVNPELFGKLSVMSRPQTRVKGKKNNKPLKTPKSSRNESAKRPRSSEKKK, via the exons ATGATGACAGACAACGGGGACCAGTCATTTATCCGAGTCAAGTATGGAG ATAACCAGGAGGCCATCTTTAACCCCTGGTGCTCCAGCTACACCCTGATGGAGTGGATCAGAAAGAAGTGTAACTGTGATAGTGACA TTTTGATTGACCTAGTGGATATGGACGGTCAAGTGAAGAATTTGTCAGGTCGTTCCAAGGAATACGCAAGTGAAGTGGTCAACGGCAGGGAAACCTATGTATTAATCCGCGTGGAAA AGATAGGAGATGGCAAGTACAACTATACGTCTCTGCTGAACAATCTAGGAGACGTAAACCCAGAGCTATTCG GTAAATTGAGCGTGATGTCAAGACCACAGACGAGAgtaaaaggaaagaaaaacaacaaaccATTAAAAACACCAAAGAGTTCTCGCAACGAGTCTGCAAAGAGGCCAAGAAGTAGTGAGAAGAAAAAGTAG